Part of the Zingiber officinale cultivar Zhangliang chromosome 8A, Zo_v1.1, whole genome shotgun sequence genome, TGAAGAGAGTTAATAATAGGACaaaattcttggaaatcaaaTCACAAAATATCTTGACTAACCGAAGGCATATTTCTAGGAAGGGAGGTTGGAGGTGGGTTAATTTGTTGATTTGCTAAAGTCAAACGCCAATTCTCCTTAACATGGATTGTGGTCAAAGCCGGGTTGGGCAATCTAAGGGAAAAACTATCTTTAATCACAAGACTATACCCATATTCCTCTCAGTGAATCAAATGAGtggttaaacaaaaatttaaatccattCGATAAACATCTTCAATCATTTCAAGACCACTCAGATCATAACCTAGTACTTCCACAATATGAGTAAGCAATCCTCCTAAGACAATGGGGGCAAAGGGAGAAGCCTTCTCAAATATTATCAAGTGCCTTACAAAGAAATATTCAGAATTAATAGACACATTTTCTATAattgcccataaacaatacaagtTTGAAAGTCTTACAATTCCTTCTTTACCACCCCTTCCAAATATTGTGTTCCTCATCATCATGTGGACATATCGAAAATTGGTTTAATGATACTAGTACCATTAGAAACATGTGGATTAAAGCAAGACCGCCCACCAATTTGCTCCCacaaatttgaattttcaaaagcaGGTAGGATTATGTAAGCTCCTTGCCTACTGgaaaacacttgtaattgattctacTTAATTCTAGCTTTGTCATTGTAAGCCACCAacattgtaagagacttcttcgtCTGAAGGAGAATTTGTTTAGTgcactttcaacttccttggattaacaacctccctggttgtaactaagtaatttcTCTATGTCTCGACTTTTTTAGTCtgttaattattttatgcaagtgttgattcttATTAAGCCGTAAAAGTTCGAAAAAGGTTTGCTttgttttacagggctattcaccccctttagccggccgccaagggtcctaatacATATACCCCTATATTTTTATCGATCTACCACCAAAACATCATGTTCATAAGTCTATGATATGTGGACGCAACATTCTTCAAGTGGAATGGCATGACATTGTAACAATAGGTTCCATCTGCTATGATGaacctaactttttcttgatcctccttaaCGAGTtggatttggtggtatccttgatatgCATTCAGCATACATATCAACTCACATTCGACTGTCGATGCGTGACAACGGATAATAATCTTTCATGCAATCTTTGTTCAGATCTCTGAAATTGACGCAGACTCGCCACTTATTTCTTGATTTGGATACAAATACCACGTCGGCAAGCCAACTCGAGAATTGTACTTCTTAGATGTGTCCTGCCTCAAGAAGCTTCTCAACTTCTGATCGGATAATTTAATTTTgctccaagctaaaatcccttttcttttgtttcacCGGTCGAGTGTCTGGTCAGATGTGCAACTTATGTTGCATTATTGTTGGGGAGATGCCTGAGAGCTCATGGGTTGACCATGCAATCACATCATGATTTTACTTCAAGCAGACAACCAGATCGACTTTTTTCTTGGGGCTCAAATTGACCGCGataaatgtggtggcctccgatcggttgAGGTGAACttgtacctcctctttttcttcataaactaaagtggAGGCGCCTCCTGAATTGCATTGATCTCCAGTCGTCGAGCCTTTTGAGCAACTTAAGACTCGGCTCTTATAACCTCCACGTAGCATCTGCGTGACACAAGCTGATCTCCTTTAATCTCACCAACTGAGTCATCCATaagaaacttgatcttctagcagaaCGTTGAGACGACAGATCGGAATTCATTCAGTGCCAGCCAACCGAGTATTATGTTGTAGGCTGAAGGTGCGCCCATCATGATGAAATTAGTATAATGAGTCCTAATGAGCGGCTCCTCCCCAAGAGATATATCCAACCAAACTTGGTAGATCGGCAGTACCTCATTGGTAGTGAAACCATATAATGGAGTCGTCATGGGCTAGAGCTCACTTTTTTCTATTTGAAGCTGATCGAACgtcttcttgaatattatgttgatcaTGCTTCCTATGTCAACAAAGATTTGGTGAATATTTAGTTAGCAACTGCCATAATAATTAAGGCGTTATCATGAGTGATTTCTACTCCCTCCAAGTCTCAAGGTTCGAAACTAATTTATGGTCCTTGTGCCTTCACCTTGCTGGACTCGACCGCATGGATCTCCAATCTCCGCGCGTGTGATTTCTTGGCCCACTTGGAGTCACTGTCAGTCGAGCCATATGTTATCATGTTGATGTCGCCTTAGGTGGCATTTTCATGATTTTCTTCATCCCCATAGGATAACGTGATGGTCGCTCGGCCGATGTCCGAGCAGGCCTTTGGTTGTCTCTCTATTGGGGTCGTTCATGGTTCCGCTTGACCGGTGCATTGTCTTGACCTTGGGACCCTCCCGGTCGATgatgatgttgatgggttggagaGGGAGATCGTCGACAGTATCCTTGAGGGGTCGGTTGGCGAGGCCTCAAACTAAAGTGGTAGCAGTTCTTTGTGTTGTGAGTCGCTGAGCGATGGTAAGAGCAGAACATACAGTCGGGCTCGAGATATCTTGTCCATTCAACTTCCACGTGATGGACTGCATGTGATCGAGATTCTTGATGTTGTTGTTAAGGTCCCGCTCGAGGCCTTTTGGGGGGCATATTACTGTTAGCCGATCAGTGTTGTTGAACAACAACAGGCATGGGGATCACTTCTTTCTTTCGAGCTGACTGGGCTTCATCTACGTTGATGCTTTGTAACCCGTCCGAGTAGATGATTGAAATCCCTCAGAGGCTTCTTGATGAGGGGTCAGAAGAAGACATTATCTGTAAGTCCATGTGAAAAGACACAAACCAAATTTCCTGAGTGGTCGACAGGATGCCCATAGCCACTTAATTGAATTTTTTGATGTAGGCTCATAGTATATCCTTGGGCCTTTGCTTGAGCGAAAACAAATTCACAGACATTTTTTAGTAGTGACAACTGCTAGCGAAATGTTGGAGGAAGGTTGTTTGGAAATCCCTGAAGCTATAGATGGATCCAATCTGCAATCATTTGAACCATCTCTGCATCGAGCCAGATAAAGTAGTAAGAAATACTCGACACTTGAATCCATCGGTGTACTAGTGGAGTGTGGTTATATTATCAAACTTAAGTAAATGATCTTTAGGATTAGTCGATCCTCTATATTCTCCAATCGACAAGGGTCGAAAATGAGCTGGCAACTGATTGTCTAGGATTTCTTGGGAAAATCTAGATTTACCCACTCGGGAGAATCGTCAATTTAGGGTGCTTTGCCCTTATGAGCATCCCGAGTGGGCGCGTTCTCGAAGGATGATTCTTGTGTCCTTTTCAGCCAGACGTGCTCTTCTGAAGGCATTCTAAATAGTTCTCTGTGGTATGGGATTGGTGCATTAGGCACTGGTGGCAAACTAGTCGGCGGGATGGGTGCTTAATGGAAAGTGCCCATCAGCTGGTGGTTTGGCTAACACCCGACAGGGCCTTCCACCCAGGTCTTATGCTTAGCATGTTGGCCCATAGCAGATACAGCCAGGTCATTCAGCATTTGGCACTTGGCTACAACTTGTTGTTGTTGCACCATCTTTGTAGCTCAAGCATTTATCAACATCTCTAACTCTTCTGGGATTAACGTCACTGTGGTTAATCGTCCAACGCCCTCTATCTTCATGTCTTGGATTCAAgtgagattcccacagacgatgtCAAATATGATCTTGTCCAAAATCGGTGAAGGCGGTGAGCTGGAGACGTGACTCTGCTGTTGACTGGATGAAGACTCTGCACTGTCCTGCAACATAATGAGCGTTAGTACCGGGCCAGGGAAGGAGTCCCTAGGTTGGCCCTCCGGTTAAGAGAAGAGAATAGTAGATGAAAACTGTAGCTAAGAGCGTATGCAAATATGAAGCATCGCATACCTTCACCTGTAGATGgagaccccttttatagtgtAATTGTCGTATTATACACGTATCTCAAAGTGTTAAcacgtttttcaaaaattttcctaAGAAAGGGCAGGTCATAAAGTGCTTCTTACAGCTTTTTTTAGACGAGAGCACAAATCTCTGTAATTTAACAGACTAGAAGGTTCTAAAGGACGATTTGCCTGCGGGATATTCTCTATCCTTTTCTACACAATCTTCCAAAAGAGTATGATATGACAGGTGTCTAGGTTCCGTTGTAGGCTAATCAGCCGCCACTTGACCGGGAGATCGCCAACTCAGCCTTACACAATGCAGTCAACAACTTGATCTTCACTAGACCCTTCATTTTGCCGAGGAGACACAATATGTCCGATCGGCCCTTAGGTCCAACCAAATTGGATGGTGGGTCAGGTAACTTAGCGTCAAACCTCACCTGCAAATTATGAAGGACGACTGCTCTGGAAGTCCAGTTGCCACTTCACGTTCGACAGGTAATGCGAGGTTCACTCAGTTGTCATACCTTGGTCAGCGATTTTAGGTTGATTTGATCATGTGACTTTGACCgcttgactttaacctccacgTCAACTGATCCTCCCTGCTTTGACCCACTTTTTGGAGTCCTATCTTTATCACCGTATCGCCTAAATTCTAAAACCTTAGACTCATCGTAAATATATTATAGTAACTACTGAATAATTATTACACGTTGTAACGGTTATTCGATAGCTTATACATAATGTAAACTCTAAACTCTAAATTATAAACTCATCCTAAATATATTATAGTAACTACTAGGTAGATTCTATAAaatattgtaatagttattcgataaaattttctattgatcgcaatataaattaagaattttttttgtaTAGACTGTCAAAATAAATCGAAGAAATATACATAAAGTCTATCctgataattaatattttaaaatccatTATGTATTCAGAAGAAAGATTTTTAATAATACACTGACATTAAATGATCTAACCATGACATTCTATCTCCGGACTAACTTCtatacattttaaaaaatatatataactcacATTTAATGTTTCTCTTCATTTGGAcgtcattttaatttttaaccatTAAAATTCACCATGCCTCCACATAAAGTGTTATTGaaatactttttattttctttaattgattctcatgcttttataAATATTATCGTTTTTTTCCGCATATACGTGTCTGTTCTCCTACAATATCCTTATTCTGGGGCCTTGCCTATGCTTTATTACTACTAATCTGGCTGAGACATTTTGGTCAAACGGTTCGTCTTCGACCGCCTCCCTCGCACGTGACGGAGAAGCTGAATGTCTGGAACCCAAAACTATACCGAGAGAAGCCACGTCACCACGTTCTGTTGCGGGCCCAAACAAAAGATCCCCGAGGATGGTGGCCCCACTAACACGCCCCCTTTTTTATTTCCCCCGAAACCTTGAAGATACTCTAAAGTACGAAACTACCCTTATCATGAGCAATCATTTTTATTATATAGATAACTCCTCCACCGACGGCTGACCGtctcttcctcccttcctcctcTGTTCGCCGTCACGCCAACGGACCTACAATAGATCACCCCCTTCCTTCACCGCTGGTCTTGAAGTCCGACGCCATACCCTACTCCTCCTCACGTCTGGCATAGTCATGTCTCCCGAGACGCCCTCCCGGGATCCAGAAcccgcggcggcggcggcgaccgTAGCCGCCGAAGCGCCGGTCACTGTCGGAGGGAAGCAAGGAGGTCTCCTCCACGATCTATCCTTCTCGGTCTTGAAGACTCGGGGCGGTCATCGAGTCGTCCGCTGCATGGACAAGGAGAACGTCGGAGCCGCCGGCGCCCCACGATTGTCGGACCTCTCTGAGACTTCCAGCCCGCGGATCCGTCTCCCTTCGAGCAGGGTTCGTGACCTTGGGGTCGAGGAGGTCAGGGAACGGCTGTTGGTTCACCTCCGAGAGGCTGCTGACCGGATGAAGCTAGTGCTACCCGAGGGCTATGGCGACGACGTGCCGGCGCCGGCGAAGGAGGAGATGCCGCATCGCGAGGCTTCCGACGCGTCGACGGATCTTCCATGGAATCTGAGAACCAGGCACCGAGTCGCCAGGGAGATCGAGCGGCACCGATATGGGTCGCCGCCGCCTCCCACGACGACGGCGAAGAGGGAGGTCTGGCTGAGGTCGGATGATCCGAAGAAGAAGGAGCGGCCCAGATTCTCGATCTCGCTTACGAGGGAGGAAATCGACGAGGACATCTACGCCGTGACCGGGTGCAGGGCTCGCCGCCGGCCAAGAAAACGACCGAGGGTGGTCCAAAAGCAGCTCGAGGTAAGCCTCTTCGTCGCGCTCCATCCTCCATTTCCCTCCCTTCTGCTTCGACGATTCTCTTCCCCCTCTTGTTCCAGGGCAAAAAAAACCCTATCTCCGCATCATTTTCCACGATTTTCCGACTCTTCTCCGCCGAACAACGATTTCTTTCATTCCCTTTCTTCAAAGTGATACAAAGTCTTCCTCCTCAAAAATCAACTAATAATCTCTTCATTTGCCCCCTCGTCCTTCTCCGCAGGCGCTGTTTCCCGGCTCATTTCTGTCGGAGATCACCGCCGACGCCTACAGGATTCTAGACGAGCGGTAACGTCACCGCGAGCGACGCGACGCGACTCTCCTATTCATTTCGTGGTGCCGTAGGATTCTCCTGAGAAAACTCCACCATTTGTTCGAAGAATGGAAACCCTCTTTGCCTCAGAACAATTCATCGTGTAATCGCGCTGCGCTCTGCCTAGTGGTCCCAACGGCCACCTAATACCTGCTTCAATTGGGTGAGTAATGATGGCAATGTCCGAGATAACTTGAGATTTCTTTTCAATATAGCGTCTCTCTTTGATTCCCTTGTTTACTTACATGGACTTagtttactaactaattttgtgtGCTGGAATTATTATTGCTAACAATTGGGAGGTTGATGGATTAGAGCGAGAATTATTAGGAGTGATTAAGAATAAGGCATGATAGaattgtaataaaaaaataataaatcatggGGGCATCGATGCATCAACCCTTTGTACGAGTGATTCTATTTAAGAATATCATTCATCAACTCACCGATGGTGTTGACTTTCTGGGAGATTTCCGGACCACATGGTCTTGCTTCTAAAGTGTCTGAGACGAAGAACACATCCAAAGGAACGGATTAGAATGACAGTCAGGGGATTTCTTTGCATAGTCACTCAGATGCTCAAGTAAGACCcttgagaaggagaagttgatAATATAAATTAGGGTTTAATGCGTTATATGCGTACCTTGGCTTATAAGGGTTCACTACCTTATATAGAATCGGGTATCTCCGCCACATTCTCCTAGTGCTCCCCTCGGTTTCTAACAATCATGGCCACGTTCCTGAGATAAATACCCATTATAGTCCATTTTATATCGAAGTGAATAGCTATGTTGTTCGTCTTTATCACTGTAATGGTAGCATTATCCATGTCTTCCAAGAATAATGGTTCGTTGCTTTAATTCTTGATAGCTGTGGTCATTTCAATTTAGTCAGGAGTCGGGAGCTTAGAGCCGGAAGTCGAAAGCTTGGAGTCGAGAGTTGGTAGCCTGGAGTCGAGAGTCGGTAACTAGAGTCGAGAGTAAGGAATAGGGAGTCGGTAACCTGACATTGACTACCATCATGACAAGACTTTTTGTGGTGCCCaaaggatattcacatatctccacaataatatgatattgtccactttgggtctagacCCTCgtagctttgctcttgggctctttcCAAAAGGTcttatgccaatagagatattctacatccttttaaaccaatgatctttaccaaatctttctaatgtgaGAATTTGATTGAACTCCAATAATCCTCCTCTCAAACGAAAGACcataattactctcatggttTGGACCTCCCAgcgagcatccagtcaccctgactTGCTCCGGGGCCTTCCCACAAGcatcggtcaccttgacctactcgccTTCCCGCAAGTATtcagtcaccttgacctgctccaggcctccccgcaagcattcaATCATCCTGACTTGCCCCCGGCCCaccctcaacttcattcaaggtcaccccacatggcatctggtctaaaccatgactctgataccatttgttgtgcccaaaagATGTtaacatatctccacaatgacatgatattgtccactttgggtctaagctctcatggctttgctcttaggCTCTTCCTAATAAGTcttatgtcaatggagatattctacatccttttaaactcataatctttaccaaatcttttcaatgtgggactttgattgaaccccaacacttTTGACCTTTTTTAGTCACGTGACTTTCGTTGATTACCAACATATCACTAatctccctctcaagtctagtcgaaggaggcaaaagTCCGATTGACTCGACTAAAGTGAGGTGGCAAGAcatctcttttattttttattcttctGCCATGTGGCAAAGAGTAAATTAGAGGCACATTCTTCAACAAGATCTATGTTTTAATTATTGTTACACTCATTAAATGTGGGGCATACTCTATCAACATTGACTTTCAAGTTGGAGAGACGCCATTGCCTCTGAGATTATATCACATTAAAATGATGTGACCGTTTAGCGGCGAAGACTGACTGCCTATCTCAACGTAATGATTATTATGAATTATCATAATCTATGTTCAATCGAGAGGTAGGCGGTCCTCTCTTGCTCCTTAGATGATCTAGATCCAAGGGTCCTGATTAAACGCCCCACTATATAAATAAGAGTGTGAGGGGTGTTGTCATTCTATGCAACCCTAGTTTGCACGCACACCGATCTTCTTCGATTTTGTTTCAGGCCCCTTATGTTTCCGTCCCTAAGTAAGTTCCTTGTCTCCTCGCTATTGATCATTTAGACATATCTTTTGAAGGATCATTACACACGTGAGAGGAGGGTGAATCACATGAATTTTAAAAgacttatctttttcttttgaaatcaaaagtatataacaaaattaaacacaaaaataGAAAGCAAAAATCACAAGTACGTGAACTCGGttgattttatttggttcggaaccTTCAACGAATCCTACTCTATCTCACAGACCTATTAACGGATAATTCACTAAAGATCTCTTCCAGAACCACCaaaagaggggatcgagtacaataAAAAGAATAGAAAAAGTATAATAAGTCACACTTTCCTTTAagcaataattaagtacacaaggaaacttcgttacccaacacttgtaGTTTTAATGGATCAAGTTCGATGTTGGGCGGCTTCTCAGCGGTAGTTGGGTGCAGTAGTATTGTATCAGAGCAGCATCACAAAGTCAGAGCAGTCGGAATATCGAATGAACGCATAGAAGATTGTAGAAGAGTTGTgtctaaagccttggtcaaataACCCTTTTAAaggagatggaaggcgcctttaacacCACTGAAGGCGCATTCAATACCAACTCTTATCCCCTAAAAATTGGCTTTTATCATCACCAAGGTCTTCTGCGTTATCCGACTGAATGCACCTTTCAAGATCTCGAAGACGTCTTTCATAGCCTTGCTCAAGATGTCTTCCTTCACTTGGAAGGTGCCTCGGGTAATGTTCACTCGAGGTATTTTGTACTCCTTTTGTCctataaaatgtgttagtccaacaaaACATAGTATACCCTGTAAGACGAagtttagcacaataaaaataaacagtTTAGTAATTAAATCCTGTCTCTTCGAAACCaagatctagtcagggtctcaatttaggtttttgaaatggatctaaattggaTCTGCGCCTAAAGTCCTCAAATGTAACTCATCCTCACTGGAACACTCTTctccagtgatttaccttacCATGCAGAATCGCTTGACTTCTTACGGTCCActaggtcttcccgccagttgtcaggtccgcaaacTCAACTGAACTTTGGTCAGTTGTCAGGTCCGGCGGACCCAGCCAGATTTCtcgctagatatcaagtcactccttgacctatctggacttgtaTACCAACTATCAGATCATCCAGATCTAACttgatttcagcctggtgtcaaacCAGTCAagttctgcacacttggtagaaagggtTAGATCAtaacatatctaactttaatccacctatcattcatcaaaattcaggcttgatcattgatgctaactgcACAAataatctccccccttttgatgcaatgacaacctaggttaaaattaaaaaaatatatatatgaaaaaggaAATAACAACATGATtcaagagaaaaattaaataatttcaatttttattttagtctcttgatcattttaagGTTAATTTTTTAGATGTTCTtactaatttttcaaattttctttgatttttcttattTAGACCCTAACTCTCTCcacttttatcaaaaaaaaaaaaagttgcatATAAGTATGAAATATGTAAATACATTAGTAAGCATTTCAAGTCATACATTTTCAAAGGTAATTTTTTTTAGTAAACACTTGCAAGTTTATTCTAGGGAGAAGTAAATTAATTCAAGATAATTTTGAAaggtattttcaaataattttcaaaaaatatttttcaaattctttTGAAATCAAGTTTTGAAAGCATTttgcaaaacttttcaaaaaaaaaaaataagcaagtttttgaaaacattttaaaaatatttttcaaaaaataaacatTTGACAAAGCAATttattttgcaaaatatttttgaaagtgtTTTCGGAGAAGTTTCAAGAAGTTaataaagtattttcaaaagcatctttcaaaatcttttttaaaatatttataaagtaattttcataatatttttcaaattattttcaaggAAACTGCTAAAGAAggttataaaagaatttttaaaatattttttattttatttttcaaaaatagatatttgaaaaagtataagagtgtttttcaaagtaaattttgaaaggaagttttgaaagtaaattttgaaaagagtttttaaaaccaaattttcaaagaaattaatccaattagttttagaaacattttcaaaataatttttttagaacAAAGTGAAACAATTTTACAAGGCGCTTATTCAAAGCAATTTCAAATTAtctattattttcaaaacatttttcaaataaacaaaaaatttaaGTAAGTTTCAAGATATTCCaccagtttttaaaaaaatagtaagaatttttgtttaaaatatgATACTTTGAAAGTAATGTTCATATATCCTCCCCTAAATCtgagattattttaaaaaataatattcattttaaaaatatctttaaatgTCTAATCTTTAgctactaactaactatcagaagataataaaattcacttggttagtcaactTAAGTATTAATGTCCAGttagaaatttattgaaaaaggactacttaacttgattaatatactgttatatttttcatccagacttatatcgatgcactgatataagcatctgaaggtCTGGCAAgagacctatgcatctcacatcattctaagttTTTTGAATACGCAATCTAAGTAGACCTAATGTGGTTGTAAGATACTTGTTACCTAGATCTACTTTTTAGAGGTTTGTCCTAAACTAtgactaaaataaattttaaaatgctaGGGAAATGGGAATTTGAGAAAACATGAGTtttaatttatagtttaatttaagttcaaatttgtgtttaagtttttaatttagaatttaagttttaatttaaagtttaattttaagtttaatttaattttaattttaatttcaatttagttttaatttaatttaattttaattttactttttattttttatttt contains:
- the LOC122011438 gene encoding uncharacterized protein LOC122011438; the encoded protein is MSPETPSRDPEPAAAAATVAAEAPVTVGGKQGGLLHDLSFSVLKTRGGHRVVRCMDKENVGAAGAPRLSDLSETSSPRIRLPSSRVRDLGVEEVRERLLVHLREAADRMKLVLPEGYGDDVPAPAKEEMPHREASDASTDLPWNLRTRHRVAREIERHRYGSPPPPTTTAKREVWLRSDDPKKKERPRFSISLTREEIDEDIYAVTGCRARRRPRKRPRVVQKQLEALFPGSFLSEITADAYRILDER